In Paraburkholderia phenazinium, the following are encoded in one genomic region:
- the fabI gene encoding enoyl-ACP reductase FabI: MGFLAGKRILLTGLLSNRSIAYGIAQACKREGAELAFTYVGDRFKDRITEFATEFGSDLVFPCDVADDAQIEALFASLKERWDSLDGLVHSIGFAPREAIAGDFLDGMTRENFRIAHDISAYSFPALAKAALPMLSPDAALLTLSYLGAERAIPNYNTMGLAKASLEASVRYLAVSLGAKGVRVNGISAGPIKTLAASGIKGFGKILDFVEGNAPLKRNVTIEQVGNSAAFLLSDLAAGVTAEILHVDSGFNAVVGGMAAVAE, translated from the coding sequence ATGGGCTTCCTCGCTGGTAAACGAATCTTGCTGACCGGCCTGCTGTCGAACCGTTCGATCGCATACGGCATTGCGCAGGCTTGCAAGCGCGAAGGCGCAGAACTGGCGTTCACGTATGTCGGCGACCGTTTCAAGGACCGCATCACCGAGTTTGCAACGGAATTCGGCAGCGATCTGGTCTTCCCGTGCGACGTCGCTGACGACGCGCAAATCGAAGCACTGTTTGCTTCGTTGAAGGAACGCTGGGACAGCCTCGACGGCCTCGTCCACTCCATCGGCTTTGCACCGCGTGAAGCGATTGCCGGCGACTTCCTCGACGGCATGACGCGCGAAAATTTCCGCATCGCGCACGACATCTCCGCCTACAGCTTCCCCGCGCTCGCTAAAGCCGCCCTGCCGATGCTGTCGCCGGACGCAGCGCTCCTGACCTTGAGCTACCTCGGCGCCGAACGGGCGATTCCGAACTACAACACCATGGGTCTCGCCAAAGCCTCGCTCGAAGCCAGCGTGCGTTATCTGGCCGTGTCGCTCGGCGCGAAAGGCGTGCGCGTGAATGGCATCTCGGCGGGTCCGATCAAGACGCTGGCGGCAAGCGGCATCAAGGGCTTCGGCAAGATTCTCGATTTCGTCGAAGGCAATGCGCCGCTCAAGCGCAATGTGACAATCGAACAGGTCGGCAATTCGGCAGCGTTCCTGCTGTCCGATCTCGCGGCCGGCGTGACGGCGGAAATTCTGCACGTCGATAGCGGCTTTAACGCGGTGGTCGGCGGCATGGCTGCGGTTGCGGAGTAA
- a CDS encoding aspartate kinase encodes MALIVHKYGGTSMGSVERIKNVAKRVAKWHKAGHKMVVVPSAMSGETNRLLGLAKDISAQPSPRELDMIAATGEQVSSGLLAIALQEAGVDAVSYAGWQVPVKTDSAFTKARISEIDGERVLRDLEAGKVVVITGFQGIDPEGHITTLGRGGSDTSAVAVAAALKADECLIYTDVDGVYTTDPRVVEEARRLDRVTFEEMLEMASLGSKVLQIRSVEFAGKYQVKTRVLSSLTDPLIPLEAEMTSGTLITFEEDETMEKAVISGIAFQRDEARIAVMGVPDKPGIAYQILGPVADANIDVDMIIQNQSVEGKTAFTFTVGRGDYQRAMDILSGQVKDHVKAEQVLGDPKVSKVSVVGVGMRSHVGIASTMFRTLSEEGINIQMISTSEIKISVLIDEKYMELAVRALHKAFELDHA; translated from the coding sequence ATGGCACTCATCGTACATAAATACGGCGGTACTTCGATGGGCTCGGTCGAGCGCATCAAGAACGTCGCGAAGCGGGTCGCGAAATGGCACAAGGCCGGTCACAAGATGGTCGTCGTGCCCTCGGCGATGTCCGGCGAAACCAACCGCTTGCTCGGCCTCGCGAAAGACATTTCGGCCCAGCCGAGCCCACGCGAGCTCGACATGATTGCCGCCACCGGCGAGCAGGTCAGCTCGGGCCTGCTCGCCATCGCGCTGCAGGAAGCGGGCGTCGACGCGGTCAGCTACGCCGGCTGGCAAGTGCCGGTCAAAACCGACAGCGCCTTCACCAAGGCACGCATTAGCGAAATCGACGGCGAGCGCGTACTGCGCGATCTCGAAGCGGGCAAGGTGGTGGTGATTACCGGCTTCCAGGGTATCGACCCGGAAGGCCATATCACCACGCTCGGCCGCGGCGGTTCGGACACTTCGGCAGTGGCCGTCGCGGCCGCGCTGAAAGCGGACGAGTGCCTGATCTATACGGACGTGGACGGTGTCTACACCACCGACCCGCGCGTGGTTGAAGAAGCGCGTCGGCTCGACCGCGTGACGTTCGAAGAAATGCTGGAGATGGCCAGCCTGGGGTCGAAGGTGTTGCAGATCCGCTCGGTGGAATTCGCCGGCAAATATCAGGTGAAGACGCGTGTCCTGTCGAGCCTGACCGATCCGCTGATCCCGCTCGAAGCCGAAATGACTTCGGGCACCCTGATTACTTTTGAAGAAGACGAGACCATGGAAAAAGCAGTCATCTCGGGCATCGCGTTTCAGCGCGACGAAGCACGTATCGCCGTGATGGGTGTACCCGACAAGCCGGGCATCGCCTACCAGATCCTCGGGCCGGTGGCGGATGCGAATATCGACGTCGACATGATCATCCAGAACCAGAGCGTCGAGGGCAAGACGGCCTTCACGTTCACGGTGGGCCGCGGCGACTATCAGCGCGCCATGGATATCCTCTCGGGCCAGGTGAAGGACCATGTGAAGGCCGAGCAGGTGCTGGGCGACCCGAAGGTGTCGAAGGTCTCGGTGGTCGGCGTCGGCATGCGTTCGCACGTGGGCATCGCGAGCACGATGTTCCGCACGCTGTCGGAAGAGGGCATCAACATCCAGATGATCTCCACCTCCGAAATCAAGATCTCGGTGCTGATCGACGAGAAGTATATGGAGCTCGCCGTGCGCGCGCTTCACAAGGCGTTCGAACTGGATCACGCGTAA
- the tilS gene encoding tRNA lysidine(34) synthetase TilS: MTHPADSPADRLVLEAVGAALSALSPSARSGHAADARVAIAFSGGIDSSVLLDAAVRVAGPSRCIALHVHHGLSPHADHWLAHCEAFARERGIAFAAERVEVVCEAGVSVEAAAREARYRALDALCAQHGASTLWLAQHADDQAETVLLQLLRGAGLAGLAAMAHEYLPAGATVTRVRPLLRLLRAQLEQYAAGRGLKWVDDESNADTRYARNALRHDVLPTLSVHFPGFRDALARTAGHAASAQRLLDELARLDMQTVADDVSHALSRDALLALDDDRALNLLRFWMRSVGLPAPSTARLTDALRQLREAGEGHSLRVDHAGQALRSYRGQIYWEAGDSAEPADETAFVARAVSELAWQGETIWRLPQWRGTFVFAESAADDPDAVPVALLSTAPLTARSRSGGERMRSSAQGPGRTLKNLFQERGVPAWKRDVPLLFAGDTLLFVPLLGVNRAAWPTPDAAGADAGTGTPDAKARYVRIDWRDDLLIA, encoded by the coding sequence GTGACCCACCCCGCTGACTCTCCCGCCGACCGCCTCGTTCTCGAGGCGGTCGGCGCAGCGCTTTCTGCGCTGTCTCCGTCTGCTCGCTCCGGGCATGCGGCAGACGCACGCGTGGCGATCGCATTCAGCGGCGGTATCGACTCCAGCGTATTGCTCGACGCCGCGGTGCGCGTCGCCGGCCCGTCGCGTTGCATCGCGCTGCATGTTCATCACGGTCTCAGTCCTCACGCCGATCACTGGCTCGCGCACTGCGAGGCGTTCGCGCGCGAGCGTGGCATCGCGTTTGCGGCAGAGCGTGTCGAGGTTGTGTGCGAGGCGGGCGTGAGCGTCGAGGCGGCTGCGCGCGAGGCGCGTTATCGTGCGCTCGACGCGTTGTGTGCGCAGCACGGCGCGAGCACGCTGTGGCTCGCGCAGCATGCCGACGATCAGGCCGAAACGGTGCTGCTGCAGTTGCTGCGCGGAGCCGGGCTGGCCGGTCTTGCCGCGATGGCCCACGAGTACTTGCCCGCCGGCGCTACGGTGACGCGCGTGCGGCCGCTGCTGCGATTGTTGCGCGCGCAACTAGAGCAGTACGCGGCGGGGCGAGGGCTGAAGTGGGTCGACGACGAATCGAATGCGGATACCCGCTATGCACGCAATGCCTTGCGCCATGACGTGCTGCCCACGCTGTCCGTCCATTTTCCGGGCTTTCGCGATGCGCTGGCGCGGACGGCGGGCCATGCGGCGTCCGCGCAACGTCTGCTCGACGAACTGGCGCGTCTCGACATGCAGACCGTCGCGGACGACGTGAGCCACGCGCTTTCACGCGACGCACTGCTCGCACTCGACGACGATCGCGCGCTGAACCTCCTGCGTTTCTGGATGCGCTCAGTAGGGTTGCCGGCGCCATCCACCGCGCGTCTCACGGATGCCTTGCGGCAACTGCGCGAAGCCGGCGAGGGCCACAGCCTGCGCGTCGATCATGCGGGGCAGGCGTTGCGCAGCTATCGCGGGCAGATTTACTGGGAAGCGGGCGACAGCGCCGAGCCCGCCGACGAGACCGCATTCGTTGCGCGTGCTGTGAGCGAGCTTGCCTGGCAGGGCGAAACAATCTGGCGTTTGCCGCAATGGCGCGGCACCTTCGTGTTTGCCGAGTCCGCTGCTGACGACCCTGACGCCGTGCCAGTTGCGCTCCTCAGCACGGCGCCGCTCACGGCGCGCTCGCGCAGCGGTGGCGAGCGCATGCGCAGCAGTGCGCAAGGCCCGGGCCGCACGCTCAAGAACCTGTTTCAGGAGCGCGGCGTGCCGGCGTGGAAGCGCGACGTGCCGCTGCTGTTCGCGGGCGACACGCTGCTGTTCGTGCCGCTGCTCGGCGTGAACCGCGCGGCCTGGCCTACGCCGGACGCCGCCGGCGCAGACGCCGGCACCGGCACTCCCGATGCGAAAGCACGCTACGTGCGGATCGACTGGCGCGACGATCTGCTGATCGCCTGA